Within the Nitratireductor basaltis genome, the region CGTGCAGATCCTCTCATCCGCATCCCAGAGCCGGGATGGCGAGGAAGCCGTCATAGAGCGCATGTAGCAAGGTTCGGTCCAATGGCCTCAACGCAGCGGCGCTGCCGCAGCTGCCTTCGCCTTCCGGCTCTCCTGGAACATCGATAGCGTGTAGAGCGCCAGGCCTGCCCAAATCAGGACGAAGGCGATGGCCCGCACGGTGTCGAAGGGTTCGGCAAAGATGAAGACCGCGATCAGGAAGATCATGGTCGGCGCAATATATTGCATGATGCCGATGGTGGAATAGCGCAGGAGCTTTGCGCCGAAGCCGTAAAGCAGCAGCGGGACGGCCGTGATCGGACCACAGGCAAGCAGGAGCAGGATGTCGCTCGTATCGCTTGTGAAGAAGTGCCCCTGCCCCGTGCCTTCCAGCCACAGAATGTAGCCCAGCGCCGGTATCGCCATCAAAAGCACTTCGAGGAAAAAGCCCTGGCTTGGACCGATGGGCAAGGTCTTGCGCAGGAAGCCATAAATCGCGAATGCGAGTGCCAGCACCAGCGACACCCAGGGAAGGCCGCCCGCATTCACCGTGAGAATGACCACGGCGATTATGGCGAGGCCGACAGCGGCCATTTGCATGCGTGTCAGCTTCTCGCCAAGAAAGAGTGCTGCAAGTCCGATGGATACCAGCGGGTTGATATAGTAGCCGAGCGCGGTCTCCACCGTCCGGTCGACGGAGATCGCCCAGACATAGGTGCCCCAGTTGATGGAGATGACGGTCGCCGTGATTGCCGCCATGACGAGCGTGCGAGGCGAACGCAATGCGGCGGCGACATCCGCCGTGCGGCCTAGCACCATCAGCACCACACCGGCCAGCGGTACGGACCACACCACCCGATGAGCAACCACTTCGGCTGCGGGCATATGCGCCACGGCCTTCATGAAAAAGGGCATCAGCCCCCAGAAAAAATAGGCCATGAAGGCAAAGCCGAAACCGCGCAGCGCCCCCTGGGCAGCCTGCGCCTCCTCCCCGATATCCGTCTCAGCCATATATTATTCGGCCGCTTGGCCGACCTTTTCGCGATTGGTGACCAGCTTGTAGACGATGGAGTCCATCAAGGCCTGGAACGATGCGTCGATGATATTGTCCGACACACCGACCGTCCACCATCTGTGGCCTGTACCATCCTGACTTTCGATTAGTACACGGGTGATGGCTTCGGTACCGCCATTGAGGATGCGCACCTTGTAGTCGGTGAGCGAAAGGTCTGCGATTTCGCCTTGATATTTGCCCAGATCCTTGCGCAGCGCGATATCGAGCGCGTTGACCGGGCCGTGCCCTTCGGCCACCGACATCAATTCCTCGCCGTCGACCGTCACGCGCACAACGGCCTCGGAAACCGTCTTCAGACTGCCATTGGCGTCGTAGCGGCGTTCCACCATGCAGCGGAAGCTGTCGACCTTAAAGAATTCCGGCACCTGGCCAAGCGTGCGGCGGGCCAGCAGATTGAAGCTCGCGTCAGCGCCCTCATAGGCATAGCCCTGCGCCTCGCGCTCCTTCACGAGTGCTATCAGCGTATCAAGGCGGGGATCACCCTTTGCCACCGCGATGCCACGGCGCTTCAGCTCGGCGATGAAATTCGCCTTGCCGCCCTGGTCGGACACCATGACCCGGCGCGAATTGCCGACCGTTTCCGGCGGCACATGCTCATAGGTTTCCGGCTCCTTCAGAAGTGCGGAGGCGTGGATGCCCGCCTTTGTCGCGAAGGCCGAGGCACCGACATAGGGCGCCTGCGCATCCGGAGCGCGGTTGAGCAATTCGTCAAAGGCGCGCGAAAGCTTGGTCAGGCCAGCCAGATCATCACGCTCGATGCCAAGCTCGAAACGCTCCGCATAGGCCGGCTTCAAAAGCAGCGTGGGGATCAGCGTTACCAGATTGGCATTGCCGCAACGCTCGCCGATGCCGTTCAGCGTGCCCTGGATCTGGCGGACACCCGCTTCAACGGCAGCAAGCGAATTGGCAACCGCCTGACCGGTATCGTCGTGAGCGTGGATGCCGAGATTCTGGCCCGGAATGCCTGCCTCGATCACGGCTTTCACGATTTCGCGGATTTCCGCCGGCTGCGTTCCGCCATTGGTGTCGCACAGTACCACCCAGCGCGCACCCGCCTCGATCGCGGCCTTCGCGCAAGCCAGCGCATAATCCGGATTGGCCTTATAGCCATCGAAGAAATGCTCGCAATCCACCATCGGCTCGCGCCCTGCCTCGCGGGCGGCGGTTACGGATGCGCTGATCGATTCCAGGTTTTCCTCATTGGTGCAGCCAAGCGCCACGCGCACATGGTAGTCCCAGCTTTTGGCCACATAGCAGATGGCGTCGGCCTTCGACTGCAGGAGGCCGGTGACACCCGGATCGTTCGACACTGAAACGCCCGCACGCTTCGTCATGCCGAAAGCCACGAATTGCGCGCGCCGTGTGCGCTTCTTCTCGAAAAACACCGTGTCGGTCGGGTTTGCCCCCGGATAGCCGCCCTCGACATAATCGATGCCGAATTCGTCCAGCATCTTCGCGATTGCCTGCTTGTCCTCGACCGAAAAATCAATCCCCGGCGTCTGCTGGCCGTCGCGCAAGGTCGTGTCGAAGAGATAGATGCGTTCGCGGGTCATGAGCGGAGTTCCGGTGGGTTCGGGTGAATTTCCATCGCCTGCGCCACGGCCACAACATGGCTGCAGACCTCGTCGATGGAATGAAGGATGTCGTCGTTCCAGAAGCGGATAATGGTCCAGCAAAGCTGCTCCAAATTCGCCTGTCGCTTTCGATCGCGTTCACTGCTCTCAGGCTCGGCGTGCTGACTGCCGTCAATCTCAATGATGAGTCTGTGTGACGGGCAGGCGAAGTCGGCGATGTAGCCCGCAATCGGCATCTGGCGTCGGAAGGAGAGGCCCATGAGCCTATGAGCGCGGATCTCGTTCCACAGCCTGGCTTCCGGCTCGGTCATCGCGCGGCGCATGCGGCGGGCATGTTTTCGCGTTACTGGCGATACCCTGTAGTGGGTCATAGCGGCACCTCCGTGCGGTGTGCCGCTGATGGCTTGGCGCCAAGAACACCCCCCTCTGCCCTGCCGGGCATCTCCCCCTCAAGGGGGGAGAGTGGCAAGTGGCTGAGTTGCGTCCACCGCTGAAAGGTGGGGCGAAATGGGAGACCCCGCCAATCTCCCCCCTTGAGGGGGAGATGTCCGGCAGGACAGAGGGGGGTTGGGTGGCACAACATCTCCTACCCCTTCACCTCCCATTTCGTCCGCCGCTCGCCCGTCTCGGGGTCCTTGTAGTCCATCAGTTGGATGCCCTCGGCAGCGAGCTCGTCACGAATGCGGTCGGCTTCGGGGAAGTTTTTTTCCTTGAGCAGCGTGAGGCGCCTTGTGACCCGCTCTTCCAGGCTGGCGGTGTCGGTGTCCGCCGAAACCTTGGAAGCGAACCACTCGCTTTCGGTCTGACCGAGCAAGCCGAGAAGGGCTGCGCTCGCCTTGAGGCATTTGCGGGCGCCTTCGCTGCCCTTGGCCGCTTCGGCGCGAAGTTCGTGCAGAGCCGTGATCCCACCCGTCGTGTTAAGGTCGTCGAGCAAGGCGCCGATCGTGTCTGCACAGTCGATGCCGCCCGTTGGCGCATCACCGACAGCACGATACCATCCGTCGAGCACGCTCTCCGCTTCCTCCAGCTTGCGCACCGAAAAATCGATCGGCTCCCTGTAATGGGTCATGAGCATCGCAAGGCGCAGCACTTCGCCGGGCCATTTGCGGCCGCCGAATTTTTCGGTGTGGAGCAGGTCGTGGATGGTGACGAAATTGCCTTCCGACTTCGACATCTTGCGGCCTTCGACCTGCACGAAGCCGTTATGCATCCAGTAGCGCGCCATCATTTCGGTGCCGTGGGCGCAGCGGGACTGGGCGATCTCGTTTTCGTGGTGGGGGAAGATCAGGTCCAGCCCGCCACCGTGAATGTCGAATGTCTCGCCAAGATAGGCGGCCGACATGGCCGAGCACTCGATATGCCAGCCGGGGCGACCGCGGATGACGAGCGGATTTCCGTCCACGATGAAGCTTGCGTCCCAACCGGGTTCTTCGGCTGAGGATTCCTTCCAGAGCACGAAGTCGCCGGGGTTCTTCTTGTGGTCATCGACCGCCACCCGCGCGCCGGCGCGCTGGTCTTCCAGCTTGCGCTTGGACAGGCCGCCATAATCGGCCATCGAGGTCGTGTCGAAGAGGATTTCGCCTTTTGCGGCATAGGCATGGCCGCGATTGATGAGAGACTGAATCAAACTCACCATATCCGCTTTGCCATCGTCGCGCGGCAGCACGAAATCGGTCGCGCGCGGCTCCACCGTCGGCTCCAGGCAGCCGAGCGCTTTCACATCCTCGTGGAACTGGTTCGCCGTCTTTTCCGTAACACTTCGGATCGCCTCGTTGAGCGGCAGGCCGGGGAAGTCGCGAAGGGCGCGCGCGTTGATCTTGTCGTCCACGTCCGTGATGTTGCGCACATAGGTGACGTGCTCATCGCCATAGAGATGGCGAAGCAGGCGGAACAGCACGTCGAAGACGATGACGGGCCGCGCATTGCCGATATGGGCAAAGTC harbors:
- a CDS encoding endonuclease domain-containing protein, with product MTHYRVSPVTRKHARRMRRAMTEPEARLWNEIRAHRLMGLSFRRQMPIAGYIADFACPSHRLIIEIDGSQHAEPESSERDRKRQANLEQLCWTIIRFWNDDILHSIDEVCSHVVAVAQAMEIHPNPPELRS
- the rarD gene encoding EamA family transporter RarD → MAETDIGEEAQAAQGALRGFGFAFMAYFFWGLMPFFMKAVAHMPAAEVVAHRVVWSVPLAGVVLMVLGRTADVAAALRSPRTLVMAAITATVISINWGTYVWAISVDRTVETALGYYINPLVSIGLAALFLGEKLTRMQMAAVGLAIIAVVILTVNAGGLPWVSLVLALAFAIYGFLRKTLPIGPSQGFFLEVLLMAIPALGYILWLEGTGQGHFFTSDTSDILLLLACGPITAVPLLLYGFGAKLLRYSTIGIMQYIAPTMIFLIAVFIFAEPFDTVRAIAFVLIWAGLALYTLSMFQESRKAKAAAAAPLR
- the cimA gene encoding citramalate synthase; translated protein: MTRERIYLFDTTLRDGQQTPGIDFSVEDKQAIAKMLDEFGIDYVEGGYPGANPTDTVFFEKKRTRRAQFVAFGMTKRAGVSVSNDPGVTGLLQSKADAICYVAKSWDYHVRVALGCTNEENLESISASVTAAREAGREPMVDCEHFFDGYKANPDYALACAKAAIEAGARWVVLCDTNGGTQPAEIREIVKAVIEAGIPGQNLGIHAHDDTGQAVANSLAAVEAGVRQIQGTLNGIGERCGNANLVTLIPTLLLKPAYAERFELGIERDDLAGLTKLSRAFDELLNRAPDAQAPYVGASAFATKAGIHASALLKEPETYEHVPPETVGNSRRVMVSDQGGKANFIAELKRRGIAVAKGDPRLDTLIALVKEREAQGYAYEGADASFNLLARRTLGQVPEFFKVDSFRCMVERRYDANGSLKTVSEAVVRVTVDGEELMSVAEGHGPVNALDIALRKDLGKYQGEIADLSLTDYKVRILNGGTEAITRVLIESQDGTGHRWWTVGVSDNIIDASFQALMDSIVYKLVTNREKVGQAAE
- the cysS gene encoding cysteine--tRNA ligase, with translation MSENDQNLRIYNTLTREKEVFKPLDPKNVRMYVCGPTVYDFAHIGNARPVIVFDVLFRLLRHLYGDEHVTYVRNITDVDDKINARALRDFPGLPLNEAIRSVTEKTANQFHEDVKALGCLEPTVEPRATDFVLPRDDGKADMVSLIQSLINRGHAYAAKGEILFDTTSMADYGGLSKRKLEDQRAGARVAVDDHKKNPGDFVLWKESSAEEPGWDASFIVDGNPLVIRGRPGWHIECSAMSAAYLGETFDIHGGGLDLIFPHHENEIAQSRCAHGTEMMARYWMHNGFVQVEGRKMSKSEGNFVTIHDLLHTEKFGGRKWPGEVLRLAMLMTHYREPIDFSVRKLEEAESVLDGWYRAVGDAPTGGIDCADTIGALLDDLNTTGGITALHELRAEAAKGSEGARKCLKASAALLGLLGQTESEWFASKVSADTDTASLEERVTRRLTLLKEKNFPEADRIRDELAAEGIQLMDYKDPETGERRTKWEVKG